From one uncultured Paludibacter sp. genomic stretch:
- a CDS encoding exported hypothetical protein (Evidence 5 : Unknown function) has translation MKKVLVIVVLTLSAISVSAQTDKIDSLLNDLIFSDETLLASIAPVKSDFLYTGLNINNKTYFAGREIGTNXVNISGHFYYFNKLGFFAGASGVWYDQLSPAYSATMLTLGYGLYLDKNKNFRASGSYSRFIYTKSDSTAIYPYENNANLTLSFRKKWYGARISNNLLFGSESXYNITPSVYTSFYFWKFGKNNKFHLAPEISCYFSKETINLTTNPKDVFGLLNTQFYIPFSVNLGNFELQLSYSLNFPFTQDPNVSYKTSSGLSVSAFYLIPL, from the coding sequence ATGAAAAAAGTACTTGTCATAGTAGTATTAACTCTTTCCGCAATTTCCGTTTCGGCTCAAACCGATAAAATTGACTCATTATTAAACGATTTGATATTTAGCGATGAAACTTTGCTGGCAAGCATTGCACCTGTAAAGTCCGATTTTTTATATACAGGACTCAATATCAACAACAAAACCTATTTTGCTGGAAGAGAAATAGGCACTAATNTAGTCAATATAAGCGGACACTTCTATTATTTTAATAAATTAGGTTTTTTTGCCGGTGCTTCCGGAGTTTGGTACGATCAATTATCACCTGCTTATAGTGCCACAATGTTAACTCTCGGATATGGTTTATATCTCGACAAAAATAAAAACTTCAGAGCAAGCGGTTCGTATAGCAGATTTATTTACACCAAATCAGACAGTACCGCAATTTATCCTTACGAGAACAATGCCAATTTAACGCTTTCTTTCAGGAAAAAATGGTACGGAGCGCGCATTTCAAACAACTTGCTTTTTGGAAGCGAATCTNTATACAATATCACTCCGAGTGTTTATACCAGTTTCTATTTTTGGAAATTCGGGAAAAACAATAAATTTCATCTTGCACCCGAAATTTCCTGTTATTTCAGCAAAGAAACCATTAATCTCACTACAAATCCCAAAGATGTATTTGGGCTTTTAAACACCCAATTTTACATTCCATTTAGTGTGAATTTAGGAAATTTCGAGCTGCAATTAAGTTATTCACTTAATTTCCCTTTCACACAAGATCCCAATGTTAGTTACAAAACAAGTTCCGGCTTATCC
- a CDS encoding exported hypothetical protein (Evidence 5 : Unknown function), whose protein sequence is MKTTSIFSILVAAFLFIATXAFAQNANNGEGTKLQKKEQIKDETGDQTKDQTKNQTGDQLKNQTRDRIDKVSTPENDDFQNMVNKQNREKFKASLTDEQKALLQNQTMTKAEKKTAFMKSLSKEQVNMLKSQYKHQYKVNTETATQTKXQIKEQQKNQTRECQDISTSSQQKQMQQQAQQQQLGSGNKGGGGHSNGNK, encoded by the coding sequence ATGAAAACAACATCCATCTTCAGTATTTTAGTTGCAGCATTTCTCTTTATAGCAACTANTGCNTTTGCTCAAAATGCCAACAACGGCGAAGGAACAAAACTNCAAAAGAAAGAACAAATCAAAGACGAAACCGGCGATCAAACAAAAGATCAGACCAAAAATCAAACTGGCGACCAATTGAAGAATCAAACAAGGGATAGAATAGACAAAGTCTCAACTCCTGAAAACGATGATTTTCAAAATATGGTCAACAAACAAAATCGAGAAAAATTCAAAGCTTCTCTTACCGACGAACAAAAAGCCCTGCTGCAAAATCAAACTATGACAAAAGCTGAAAAGAAAACAGCTTTTATGAAATCTCTTTCAAAAGAACAGGTTAATATGTTGAAATCTCAGTACAAACACCAATATAAGGTTAATACAGAAACGGCAACACAAACCAAAGANCAAATAAAAGAACAACAAAAAAATCAAACTAGAGAATGCCAAGATATTTCAACCAGCAGCCAACAAAAACAAATGCAACAGCAAGCACAACAACAACAACTTGGCAGCGGAAATAAAGGCGGTGGAGGNCATTCAAACGGCAACAAATAA